The Nitrospira sp. genome window below encodes:
- a CDS encoding multicopper oxidase domain-containing protein produces the protein MTQGLPGHSANVENVSTWKACLVAILAVMLFVSGKESALATTGVGPYEVPQVKDANNDPTIVETWIVADEATVNIASPGSPDVTANGMAFKSCSDKQLSDCTQPGIPGPEFRLKVGDRVIVHFVNNLEKSGLDPEANVSGIHWHGIELNNASDGTEVTQPAVDPKGGKFVYDFIVSRPGIFWYHPHHHSSTNQVAKGLYGSIIVEDNQGHEAQLRNHGVIPSAEQTKTLVLSDITVCNAPGTGTNPATFAGDLPHVSGVEAWEINYSNDDLNQSPLILCEVEPRDANGVYTPSLYQAGDVPNIQAPSLTGRMSEGFTVLTNGVQVDARGGTPSAPADPSSSVLANALEVQAGQGLRLQIVNPSPVRYMRLRLTTSSGAQVNLLRIGGEGGLLDHAVLEGASSASLILNMGRARFWFRLPVVRMW, from the coding sequence ATGACTCAAGGGTTACCAGGTCATTCGGCGAACGTCGAAAACGTAAGTACGTGGAAGGCATGTCTCGTGGCCATCTTGGCGGTCATGTTGTTCGTGTCCGGTAAAGAATCGGCACTGGCCACAACTGGAGTTGGGCCGTATGAGGTTCCACAGGTTAAAGACGCGAATAATGATCCAACCATCGTCGAGACATGGATTGTGGCAGACGAGGCGACCGTCAATATTGCTTCGCCTGGCAGTCCGGATGTGACGGCGAACGGGATGGCGTTTAAGAGCTGCTCAGACAAGCAGCTGAGTGACTGCACGCAGCCTGGCATCCCTGGTCCGGAGTTTCGGCTTAAGGTGGGAGACCGGGTCATCGTCCATTTTGTGAATAACCTCGAGAAGTCAGGTTTGGATCCAGAGGCAAATGTGTCGGGTATTCACTGGCATGGCATCGAGTTGAACAATGCCAGTGACGGCACGGAAGTGACTCAGCCTGCAGTGGACCCCAAAGGGGGGAAGTTCGTCTACGATTTCATCGTCAGCCGGCCGGGGATCTTCTGGTACCACCCACATCATCACTCTTCGACCAATCAAGTGGCCAAAGGACTCTACGGGTCGATCATTGTTGAAGATAATCAGGGACATGAAGCACAACTCCGGAATCATGGTGTGATCCCGTCGGCAGAACAAACCAAGACGCTGGTGCTCAGCGATATCACGGTCTGCAATGCTCCGGGAACGGGGACCAACCCGGCTACATTTGCTGGTGATCTGCCGCACGTGAGTGGCGTTGAGGCATGGGAGATCAACTACTCAAATGATGATTTGAATCAGTCTCCGCTCATCCTGTGTGAAGTGGAGCCGCGGGATGCCAATGGAGTGTATACACCGAGTCTCTACCAGGCCGGAGACGTTCCGAACATTCAAGCTCCCAGCTTGACTGGTCGTATGAGTGAAGGGTTTACGGTCTTGACCAACGGCGTACAGGTTGATGCAAGGGGAGGGACTCCTAGTGCCCCAGCGGATCCTTCATCGAGTGTGTTGGCAAATGCACTTGAGGTCCAGGCAGGTCAGGGACTGCGATTGCAGATCGTGAATCCCTCGCCGGTCCGTTACATGCGCCTTCGGTTGACCACCAGTAGTGGGGCACAAGTCAACCTGCTTCGAATCGGTGGAGAAGGAGGATTGCTCGATCATGCGGTACTAGAGGGGGCATCGTCGGCGAGTTTGATTTTAAATATGGGCAGGGCGAGATTTTGGTTCCGCCTGCCGGTCGTGCGGATGTGGTAG
- a CDS encoding response regulator transcription factor, whose amino-acid sequence MSPADSRRQVRVMLVDRSDDVLQRLKTVLTKNHRTVVVGTARTHAEARMLLQTCRPDVVVLDIQAGDSYGIHLCRTIRTCYPKIAVLFFTASDDKRLLKSAILAGAQGYLLKQASGEAVAKAIEVVAAGQAVVDQQLTQEILKWVRERSGLKQRTRSSGCSASDLRVLSLIAAGRTNTEIARHLNVSPGVFRARLLKIYKQLGISRRSAAASYFTRWEQRVL is encoded by the coding sequence GTGTCTCCAGCAGATTCTCGGCGACAAGTTCGCGTAATGCTGGTCGACCGGTCTGATGATGTCCTTCAACGGCTGAAGACAGTCCTTACTAAGAACCACCGCACGGTTGTGGTGGGCACCGCACGGACTCACGCTGAAGCCAGAATGTTGTTACAAACCTGTCGTCCCGATGTCGTGGTCTTGGATATTCAAGCAGGAGATTCCTATGGGATTCATCTCTGTCGGACTATTCGCACGTGCTACCCGAAGATCGCGGTCCTGTTTTTCACCGCCAGCGACGATAAACGACTTCTCAAGTCTGCCATTCTTGCCGGTGCGCAGGGCTACCTGCTGAAGCAGGCATCGGGTGAGGCCGTGGCGAAGGCGATCGAGGTCGTTGCTGCCGGGCAAGCCGTCGTGGACCAACAATTGACACAAGAGATCCTGAAATGGGTTCGTGAGCGGAGTGGCCTAAAGCAGCGGACGCGATCCAGCGGGTGCTCAGCATCGGACCTGCGTGTGTTGTCGCTCATTGCGGCGGGAAGAACCAACACAGAGATTGCGCGCCATCTGAACGTCTCGCCTGGAGTATTCCGGGCGAGACTGCTGAAAATCTACAAACAGTTGGGGATCTCGAGGAGATCGGCCGCGGCGAGTTATTTCACGCGGTGGGAACAGCGAGTCTTGTGA
- a CDS encoding TonB-dependent receptor yields MEHLQYRTAENRLGLYAQGDWLVLPSLEVSAGLRYDLDTLINPTLSPRGALVYHLNSNHALGLSGSVAYRPPTTIEVGPTS; encoded by the coding sequence ATCGAACATCTTCAGTACCGGACGGCCGAGAATCGGTTAGGCCTTTATGCCCAAGGGGACTGGTTGGTGCTCCCTTCTCTGGAAGTAAGCGCTGGTCTCCGCTACGATCTCGATACCCTCATCAACCCCACCCTGTCGCCTCGTGGTGCGCTGGTGTACCACCTGAATTCGAACCATGCGCTCGGCCTATCTGGCTCGGTCGCCTATCGCCCTCCGACAACCATCGAGGTTGGCCCAACGTCTTAA
- a CDS encoding TonB-dependent receptor, which yields MNWLSRLVVDHRLRTRVTGFFNQISDQIIFRNPTSNPLSPATPINGNSADIYGGEVGVEALITSWLSGFANYAYQEVGKSSGRSSERGFSHHKVNAGLRMTWHPLRGEVLYHHVGAASYPLSELFTNLAPFFPVGTIVPQERVSSYNLLNLRLGYVIWRQQTGDNVREAELAISVFNALNDTHREHPLGDLLGTRVMGWLTVKL from the coding sequence ATGAATTGGCTATCAAGGCTGGTGGTGGACCACAGGCTACGAACGAGGGTGACCGGATTTTTCAACCAGATTTCTGACCAAATCATATTTCGCAATCCAACGAGCAATCCATTAAGCCCAGCGACCCCCATTAATGGAAACTCAGCCGATATTTATGGAGGAGAAGTCGGCGTAGAAGCCTTAATAACGTCTTGGCTCTCGGGGTTTGCCAATTACGCATATCAAGAGGTTGGAAAATCCTCCGGTAGATCTAGCGAGCGAGGATTTTCTCACCACAAGGTGAATGCTGGACTCCGAATGACCTGGCATCCATTGAGGGGTGAGGTGCTCTACCATCATGTGGGCGCCGCATCCTATCCCTTATCGGAACTGTTCACGAATCTGGCACCCTTCTTCCCCGTCGGCACCATAGTTCCCCAAGAACGTGTCTCCAGTTACAACCTCCTCAATCTCCGGCTGGGCTATGTCATCTGGCGACAACAGACAGGTGACAATGTGAGGGAAGCTGAACTCGCGATTTCCGTCTTCAACGCTCTGAACGATACCCATCGCGAACATCCACTCGGCGACTTGCTTGGAACCAGGGTGATGGGATGGTTAACAGTAAAACTCTGA
- a CDS encoding ABC transporter substrate-binding protein, protein MLLLSALLTLLSFTTLRDRVEAAEIAIVKSADLPSYDQAIMGFKAGLPSLVKVKEYSLNGHLTRGREIGRGLRASPPDLIFAVGLKAAMSTKLEIFDTPVVFCMVLNPETYDLPASNMTGIAVRTTPEVQLAALHSLMPNRKRIGVLYGEDQTGAAVRKAIQVARQQGLELVPVAVRRQEDVAHALRGLLPKIDALWLIQDQLVVSESVIPLFLESSLTAKVPIFTFSSTLVQQGAVGALVLDPWAVGQQAARLSLKRLGDAGAFAGTMEAPEHSQWAVNLKSASYFDISLNPELIRLANHLFSGSGPIAHNRDASDLTP, encoded by the coding sequence ATGTTGCTCCTATCAGCTCTCTTGACGCTCCTCTCCTTCACAACCCTCCGGGACAGGGTTGAGGCGGCAGAAATTGCCATCGTCAAATCCGCGGATCTGCCGTCTTACGACCAAGCCATTATGGGATTCAAGGCAGGCCTTCCATCGCTGGTGAAGGTAAAAGAGTACAGCCTGAACGGTCACCTCACACGAGGCAGGGAAATCGGCAGAGGGTTGCGCGCCTCACCACCCGATCTGATCTTCGCGGTCGGACTCAAGGCAGCGATGTCCACCAAGCTGGAAATCTTCGATACACCCGTGGTGTTCTGTATGGTACTAAATCCTGAAACCTATGATCTTCCCGCATCCAACATGACTGGGATTGCCGTTCGGACCACACCGGAAGTGCAACTAGCAGCGCTCCACTCCCTCATGCCCAATCGAAAACGAATCGGAGTGCTGTACGGTGAGGACCAAACAGGGGCCGCTGTTCGGAAGGCAATCCAAGTGGCTCGTCAGCAGGGCTTGGAGCTTGTCCCGGTTGCGGTCCGACGCCAGGAAGACGTTGCTCATGCCCTCCGTGGGTTGCTTCCGAAGATCGACGCCTTGTGGCTGATTCAAGACCAGCTTGTCGTGTCTGAATCGGTCATCCCTCTCTTTTTAGAATCAAGTCTGACGGCCAAGGTACCGATCTTTACCTTCTCCTCCACGTTAGTCCAGCAAGGAGCCGTCGGAGCGCTTGTCTTGGATCCCTGGGCCGTGGGCCAGCAGGCGGCACGGCTGTCACTGAAGCGCCTCGGAGACGCCGGTGCTTTTGCAGGCACAATGGAAGCTCCTGAGCACTCTCAATGGGCAGTGAACCTAAAATCCGCATCCTACTTCGACATATCGCTCAATCCCGAGCTGATCCGGTTGGCCAACCATCTCTTTAGCGGATCGGGGCCGATCGCTCACAATCGCGATGCCTCGGATCTCACCCCTTAG
- a CDS encoding HAMP domain-containing histidine kinase yields MMDGSRMRAKFGTLTPHRFSISLRAKLVCCIALILVIACLLLAWLFVRQQVRSAAESSVQSGTLLAQHLAQMGRSSIVAGDIPRLHHHMHEILAVNPVAYVAVIAPNGELQAGFGKGAWQEQFAPQDPAHRRFAATKLVQLRHQGNMTNEPLVSAIGLSSQGPTLRDTIDLAPGELLALVAGTELPIFYDITVHVPRYPLVSGWDPALQLTLEERWDGLEEDTTQTLIPPTLVQVGISTAPLQQSLRRLLWQAVMITLSTLIGGLAMAVVLARRITIPLQGLTVAATKLADGDTVPNLAIRTRDEIGTLTSVFNHMAKTLHSREQELRELAHSLEDRVTARTQELAAANAKLQELDRRKSIFISTASHELRTPLTSMKVHIANLCDGIDGAITTEQQQSLTRMRANLSRLHTLIDDLLDLSQIEMGQTTVRLEQIAVGHVVAKSIEEMRPLASERRVHITMTLASDLPRVSADSDKLYRIILNLLHNAVKFTRPHTTVDVSATLLPNGHVRISVSDAGPGITLEEAERVFQPFYRVSTTPKQSKGAGLGLAIAKLLVDLHHGRLWVESVPGHGSRFSFTLRPIPVTQPTIATAVSDRTPNLPMIRR; encoded by the coding sequence ATGATGGACGGCTCACGAATGAGAGCGAAATTCGGCACACTGACACCTCATCGGTTTTCGATCTCGCTCCGAGCCAAGCTGGTCTGCTGTATCGCACTGATCCTGGTCATTGCGTGCCTCCTCCTGGCTTGGCTGTTTGTCCGACAACAGGTGCGATCTGCGGCAGAAAGCTCGGTGCAGAGCGGCACTCTCCTCGCCCAACATCTTGCCCAGATGGGTCGCTCTAGTATCGTCGCCGGGGACATCCCTCGGTTACACCACCACATGCACGAAATTCTCGCCGTCAATCCAGTCGCCTATGTCGCCGTCATCGCTCCAAATGGTGAGCTCCAGGCCGGGTTTGGAAAGGGAGCGTGGCAAGAACAATTCGCTCCTCAGGATCCCGCACACCGCCGGTTTGCCGCGACAAAATTAGTCCAGCTCCGTCATCAGGGGAATATGACAAATGAGCCGCTTGTCAGCGCCATCGGCCTCAGCAGCCAGGGACCTACCCTTCGAGATACCATCGACCTAGCTCCGGGAGAATTACTGGCGTTAGTCGCAGGAACCGAGCTTCCCATTTTTTATGATATTACGGTTCACGTCCCACGCTACCCACTGGTCAGCGGGTGGGATCCTGCGCTGCAACTCACGCTTGAAGAACGATGGGACGGACTTGAGGAGGACACCACGCAGACTCTGATCCCTCCAACCCTCGTGCAGGTCGGCATATCAACGGCTCCGCTTCAGCAGAGTCTACGCCGGCTCTTGTGGCAAGCGGTCATGATTACACTGAGCACCCTGATCGGTGGGCTGGCCATGGCCGTCGTACTGGCCCGCCGCATCACCATTCCCTTGCAAGGTCTCACGGTTGCCGCCACGAAACTCGCAGATGGAGATACCGTGCCGAACTTGGCGATACGTACCCGAGATGAAATCGGCACACTCACCAGTGTCTTCAACCACATGGCAAAAACATTACATTCCCGCGAGCAGGAATTGCGCGAGTTGGCCCACAGCCTCGAAGATCGAGTCACAGCTCGCACACAGGAACTCGCCGCAGCTAACGCCAAGCTGCAAGAACTCGACCGCCGCAAATCCATTTTCATCTCTACGGCCTCCCACGAACTTCGGACACCGTTGACCTCTATGAAAGTCCACATCGCCAACCTCTGCGATGGAATCGATGGGGCCATCACTACCGAACAACAGCAGTCGTTGACACGTATGAGGGCCAACCTGTCTCGTCTTCACACGCTGATCGACGACCTCCTGGATCTGTCACAGATTGAGATGGGTCAAACGACGGTGCGCTTGGAACAGATCGCCGTCGGGCATGTGGTGGCCAAGTCCATCGAAGAGATGCGTCCGTTGGCCTCCGAACGTCGAGTGCATATCACGATGACCCTGGCATCCGATCTGCCCCGCGTGTCGGCTGACTCCGACAAATTGTACCGAATCATCCTCAATCTCTTGCATAATGCGGTCAAATTTACGCGTCCACACACGACGGTCGACGTGTCGGCCACCTTGTTGCCAAACGGTCATGTGAGGATTTCTGTGTCGGATGCGGGTCCCGGGATCACGCTGGAGGAGGCGGAAAGGGTCTTTCAACCGTTCTATCGAGTATCCACCACACCCAAGCAATCAAAGGGGGCGGGTCTTGGACTGGCGATCGCCAAGTTGCTCGTTGACCTACATCATGGCCGACTGTGGGTTGAGAGCGTGCCAGGGCATGGGAGCCGTTTTTCGTTTACCCTGCGCCCAATTCCCGTGACGCAACCCACTATCGCAACGGCGGTCTCAGATCGCACACCCAATCTCCCGATGATCCGTCGGTAA
- the metH gene encoding methionine synthase, translating into MAIQHKVSIEALLQDRILILDGAMGTMIQQRKLDEAGFRGERFKDWKKDVKGHNDLLNLTQPAIIEEIHRQYLEAGADIVETNTFNAQAISLADYGMENLGYELSKAGAECAKRAVEAVQRAQPERRCFVAGAIGPTTKTSSISTDVNSPAARGTTYDELVKAYGEQIRGLLDGGVDLLLVETIFDTLNAKAAFFAIQQAFASGARQVPIMASVTFIQAGSNRGVTGQTVEAFWNSISHVPLLSVGMNCALGPKEMRPLIEELSHIAPTHISAHPNAGLPNPLLPTGFPETPDTLAPQLREWAENGWLNIVGGCCGTTPAHIKKIADAVHGVKPHAISRVEPYTRLSGLEAVTIRPDSNFLNIGERTNVTGSPAFAKLVLSGDYETAVSVARQQVEGGAQVIDVNMDEGMLDSKAAMEKFLRLVASEPDICKVPIMVDSSRWEVLETGLKNIQGKAIVNSISLKEGERKFIEHATLVRRYGAAVIIMAFDEKGQADTLERRKEICARSYKILTEQVGFPSQDIIFDPNVLTVATGIEEHNNYAVDFIEATRWIKQHLPGAKVSGGISNVSFSFRGNNIVREAMHAAFLYHAIQAGLDMGIVNAGQLAVYEEIPKDLLELVEDVLLNRRPDATERLVSFAETVKAKGKVVAKDDEWRKATVAERLSHALVKGITDYIDQDTEEARQQYAKPLEVIEGPLMAGMNIVGDLFGSGKMFLPQVVKSARVMKKAVAYLMPFMEEEKKRTGNFQSQGKVLLATVKGDVHDIGKNIVGVVLGCNNYEVIDLGVMVPCEKILAAARENKADIIGLSGLITPSLDEMVHVAKEMTREGFDVPLLIGGATTSKAHTAVKIAPSYERGVVHVLDASRAVGVVGSLVSHTQRSGFVKQVRDDYERMRQAHQDRAAKPVLPLIQARANRCVSDWATIDLPTPARLGIQTISDQPLVELMPYIDWSPFFHTWELKGRYPAILNDSTVGPKAQELYDDARGVLDEIIQKRQVKAKGVYGFFSAASVGDDIELYQDPSRTTLLTTIHHLRQQSEKPAGQPNLSLADYVAPKESGRADYIGAFAVTAGIGIDELCARFDRDHDDYNSIMAKALADRLAEAFAEYLHARVRSEWGYGRNEQLKNEDLIREKYRGIRPAPGYPACPDHTEKRLLFDLLSVEKNAGITLTDSFAMWPAASVSGFYFAHPEAKYFAVGKIGKDQVDDYARRKGMDLRTVERWLSPNLNYEPE; encoded by the coding sequence ATGGCCATACAGCACAAAGTGTCCATCGAGGCTCTGTTGCAAGACCGAATTCTCATTCTAGATGGGGCGATGGGGACGATGATTCAGCAGCGGAAGCTGGATGAGGCAGGGTTCAGGGGAGAGCGATTCAAAGATTGGAAGAAGGATGTAAAGGGGCACAATGACCTGCTCAATCTGACCCAACCTGCCATCATCGAAGAGATTCACCGGCAGTACTTGGAAGCGGGTGCCGACATCGTTGAAACCAATACGTTCAATGCCCAAGCCATTTCCCTGGCGGACTACGGGATGGAGAATCTGGGGTACGAACTTTCCAAAGCCGGAGCGGAGTGTGCCAAGCGGGCGGTCGAGGCCGTACAACGAGCGCAGCCGGAACGGCGTTGTTTTGTCGCCGGGGCGATCGGTCCGACCACAAAGACATCGTCGATTTCCACCGATGTGAACAGTCCGGCTGCTCGCGGGACAACCTATGACGAGTTGGTGAAAGCCTACGGTGAGCAGATTCGGGGGCTGCTTGACGGCGGCGTTGACTTGCTGCTCGTCGAGACGATCTTTGACACGTTGAACGCGAAGGCTGCGTTCTTTGCGATCCAGCAGGCCTTCGCCTCCGGTGCGCGCCAGGTGCCGATCATGGCATCGGTGACGTTCATCCAAGCCGGGAGCAATCGTGGTGTGACAGGGCAAACCGTCGAAGCTTTCTGGAATTCCATCTCCCATGTGCCGTTGCTCAGCGTGGGAATGAATTGCGCGCTTGGGCCAAAGGAAATGCGCCCGCTGATCGAAGAACTCTCGCACATCGCACCAACCCATATCAGTGCGCACCCCAATGCCGGTCTCCCGAATCCGTTACTGCCGACCGGATTCCCGGAAACACCTGACACATTAGCCCCTCAACTTCGTGAGTGGGCGGAGAATGGATGGCTCAACATCGTCGGAGGCTGTTGTGGAACGACGCCCGCCCACATCAAGAAAATTGCCGACGCTGTACATGGCGTGAAGCCGCATGCGATCTCGCGGGTTGAACCGTACACGCGATTGAGCGGGCTCGAAGCCGTGACCATCAGGCCGGACTCAAACTTCCTCAATATCGGCGAGCGAACGAATGTGACCGGATCACCGGCGTTCGCGAAGCTGGTATTGTCCGGTGACTACGAAACCGCAGTATCGGTCGCACGTCAACAAGTTGAAGGCGGTGCCCAGGTTATCGATGTGAACATGGATGAAGGGATGCTCGACTCCAAGGCGGCGATGGAAAAGTTTCTTCGTCTCGTCGCGTCGGAACCGGACATCTGTAAAGTGCCGATCATGGTGGATAGTTCCAGATGGGAGGTGCTGGAAACCGGGCTCAAGAATATTCAGGGCAAGGCGATCGTCAACAGCATCAGTCTCAAAGAAGGCGAACGGAAATTCATCGAGCACGCGACACTCGTCCGTCGCTATGGCGCGGCGGTCATCATCATGGCCTTCGATGAGAAGGGACAGGCTGATACGCTGGAACGGAGAAAAGAGATCTGCGCACGTTCGTATAAGATCCTGACCGAACAGGTTGGGTTCCCCTCGCAGGACATTATCTTCGACCCCAATGTGTTGACCGTGGCGACCGGAATTGAAGAACATAACAACTACGCGGTGGATTTCATTGAGGCGACGCGCTGGATCAAGCAGCACCTGCCTGGTGCGAAGGTCAGCGGAGGCATCAGTAATGTTTCCTTCTCATTCCGTGGCAACAACATCGTTCGAGAGGCGATGCATGCCGCGTTTCTGTATCACGCGATTCAAGCTGGACTCGATATGGGCATCGTGAATGCCGGTCAGCTTGCCGTGTACGAGGAGATCCCCAAAGACCTGCTCGAACTTGTCGAAGACGTGTTGCTCAATCGGCGGCCCGACGCGACCGAGCGTCTCGTCAGTTTCGCTGAGACCGTCAAGGCTAAGGGGAAGGTAGTTGCCAAGGACGATGAGTGGCGGAAGGCTACCGTGGCGGAGCGACTCTCCCATGCGCTGGTGAAAGGCATCACGGACTATATCGACCAAGATACCGAAGAGGCTCGTCAACAATACGCCAAACCGTTGGAGGTCATAGAAGGCCCGTTAATGGCGGGCATGAACATCGTCGGAGACCTGTTCGGTTCCGGCAAGATGTTCTTGCCGCAGGTCGTCAAGAGCGCCCGCGTGATGAAGAAGGCCGTGGCCTATCTGATGCCGTTCATGGAAGAAGAGAAGAAGCGGACCGGCAATTTCCAATCACAGGGCAAGGTCCTGCTCGCGACAGTGAAGGGCGACGTGCATGATATCGGGAAAAACATTGTCGGGGTCGTACTCGGTTGTAACAACTATGAAGTCATCGATCTCGGTGTCATGGTGCCCTGTGAAAAGATCCTCGCGGCTGCCCGAGAGAACAAAGCCGACATCATCGGTCTGAGCGGGCTCATTACACCGTCGCTCGATGAGATGGTGCATGTAGCGAAAGAAATGACGCGCGAGGGATTTGATGTACCGCTTCTGATCGGCGGTGCCACGACGAGCAAAGCCCACACAGCCGTCAAAATTGCGCCATCCTATGAGCGCGGCGTCGTCCATGTATTGGATGCGTCGCGGGCGGTCGGCGTCGTCGGCAGTTTGGTGAGTCACACGCAACGGTCAGGTTTCGTGAAACAAGTGCGGGATGATTACGAGCGGATGCGACAAGCACACCAGGATCGCGCTGCTAAGCCGGTACTCCCACTGATCCAGGCACGCGCGAATCGTTGTGTCTCGGACTGGGCCACGATCGATCTTCCAACACCGGCGCGATTGGGTATTCAGACTATTTCCGATCAACCTCTGGTCGAACTGATGCCATACATTGATTGGTCGCCGTTCTTCCATACCTGGGAGCTGAAGGGACGATATCCGGCGATTCTGAACGATTCGACGGTGGGACCAAAGGCGCAGGAACTCTATGACGATGCGCGAGGGGTGTTGGATGAAATCATCCAGAAGAGACAGGTGAAGGCCAAGGGAGTCTATGGGTTTTTCTCTGCCGCCAGTGTCGGGGATGATATCGAGCTCTATCAGGATCCGTCCCGAACGACCCTGCTCACGACGATCCATCATCTCCGGCAACAATCGGAAAAGCCGGCAGGACAGCCGAACCTTTCATTGGCCGATTATGTGGCTCCAAAAGAATCAGGTCGGGCAGATTATATCGGAGCCTTTGCCGTCACGGCTGGAATCGGGATCGATGAGCTCTGCGCGCGATTTGATCGAGACCATGACGACTACAATTCCATCATGGCCAAAGCCCTCGCCGATCGGTTGGCTGAGGCGTTTGCAGAATATCTCCATGCACGAGTGAGAAGTGAATGGGGATATGGCCGGAATGAACAACTCAAAAACGAGGATCTGATCCGTGAAAAGTATCGGGGAATCCGTCCGGCGCCTGGTTACCCAGCTTGTCCTGACCATACAGAGAAGCGACTGTTGTTTGATCTGTTGTCAGTGGAAAAGAATGCCGGTATCACGCTGACAGACAGCTTTGCGATGTGGCCGGCGGCGTCGGTGAGCGGGTTCTATTTCGCCCATCCTGAGGCCAAGTACTTTGCCGTCGGCAAGATCGGGAAAGATCAAGTCGACGACTATGCCCGTCGTAAGGGAATGGACCTCCGCACTGTCGAGCGATGGCTTTCCCCAAACCTAAACTACGAGCCTGAGTAA
- a CDS encoding iron-containing redox enzyme family protein gives MATQIKKSSFRESLLTIMDGKHHWAWEYFSSGRLSTAQLKTHFQHEYAVYVRDFPVFLSRILGKNPPPSVRHMLAENIYEEETGGLSLGTSHPELFLAMMEGLGFRRADFERDRLLPAARTYRAWLEQMSHHRHWVVAAAIFTVFVEGSVKDRKELHAPSQRKTPQDIEAIIAGHPLVRYHKVPRSRMDLIRAHQLVEAGHRHDAYEMVVNYTPPPLRPLVLTSVKKSLVLWLNYRDAIAKACRIPRPS, from the coding sequence ATGGCGACGCAGATCAAAAAATCCTCCTTCCGTGAATCCCTTCTCACCATCATGGACGGGAAGCATCATTGGGCATGGGAGTATTTTTCCTCAGGCCGGCTCAGCACAGCCCAGCTTAAGACTCACTTTCAACATGAGTACGCAGTCTACGTTCGGGACTTTCCTGTCTTTTTGTCACGAATCCTCGGGAAAAACCCTCCCCCATCAGTCCGGCATATGTTGGCCGAGAATATTTACGAGGAAGAGACCGGTGGACTCTCATTGGGTACATCACATCCGGAACTCTTTCTCGCCATGATGGAAGGATTGGGATTCCGCCGTGCGGATTTTGAGCGTGATCGACTCCTGCCTGCGGCTCGAACCTATCGAGCCTGGCTGGAGCAGATGTCACACCACCGTCATTGGGTGGTGGCAGCTGCCATATTCACGGTATTCGTTGAGGGGAGCGTCAAAGATCGTAAGGAGCTTCACGCTCCATCTCAGCGAAAAACGCCGCAGGACATTGAAGCCATCATCGCCGGTCATCCCTTGGTTCGGTATCACAAGGTGCCGCGAAGCCGAATGGACCTGATTCGAGCTCACCAGCTGGTGGAAGCAGGCCATCGACATGATGCCTATGAGATGGTCGTAAACTACACCCCTCCGCCGCTGCGACCGTTGGTGCTGACGAGCGTCAAGAAAAGTCTGGTGCTCTGGTTGAACTACCGAGACGCGATCGCCAAGGCCTGCCGTATTCCCAGACCCTCATGA